The following are encoded in a window of Pseudomonas sp. JQ170C genomic DNA:
- a CDS encoding TonB-dependent receptor plug domain-containing protein — protein MLATRLTCPALTRYQGRTVSFGPPSPRPVVLLTALLSAPAVADDLFVDTQAVPQVLTATRLKQSPAAVPGSMTVLDSALIRASGARDVPELLRLVPGMMIGYGAANQPTVNYHGSNVNDARRMQVLIDGRSVYRAGLATVDWSDIPLAMEDIERIEVFRGPNTVSYGANALMAVVNILTRKPADSHGTRLKVTRGQRGINDWYASQGTGWEDGDLRLSLSGMQDDGFDEDRNGQDYRDSRRLNRLNLSVSHALASNQSLDWQLAVKEGSNQRPYTYQPVFYGVTENGDNSDANAKNYAGSVRWNIDLNPEHSLYVQGTAQHWERKQVWRACDAAMSFSPQLTRLWQLDPNYAEQVARNILAPPPPASPEKYALASEAQQQWRNGGSEQVCGDIDQSTRETRMDLELQDTLSLSDSLRLVSGVNYRYDRADSQTFFNGSLDDSTWRLFGHLEWRASEHWILQGGAMFEDARLSGSSLTPRVAVNYLITPRHGLRAVYSEAVRSPDMFENNVNWSYQVDNLSRTVFGQNSARYFVKTRGPGDLDQEHMRSRELGYNGYFADADISVDLKLFYDEITGMISEPLRNNQYIASNSNKARFSGTEAQMDWHLSPADRFRLTYAHVDAWASNAADRQMSAHNSGSAGWLRNWGQGWSSALFYYGDDALNQYRFERVDLRVAKQITWDRTQLELAGMLQQRLDDEPTSNVDNYYDSRHVLYFSAELAF, from the coding sequence ATGCTGGCCACTCGGTTAACATGCCCGGCTTTAACCCGATACCAAGGCCGCACCGTGTCATTTGGCCCTCCCTCCCCGCGCCCTGTTGTGCTGTTGACCGCCTTGCTGAGCGCCCCTGCCGTCGCCGACGACCTGTTCGTAGACACCCAGGCCGTGCCCCAGGTACTGACTGCCACCCGGCTCAAACAGTCGCCGGCAGCCGTACCCGGCAGCATGACCGTGCTCGACAGCGCCTTGATTCGCGCCAGCGGCGCCCGCGATGTCCCTGAATTGCTGCGCCTGGTGCCGGGGATGATGATCGGCTACGGCGCCGCCAACCAGCCGACGGTCAATTACCACGGCAGCAACGTCAACGACGCCAGGCGCATGCAGGTGTTGATCGACGGCCGCTCGGTCTACCGCGCAGGCCTGGCCACGGTCGACTGGAGCGACATCCCCCTGGCCATGGAAGACATCGAGCGCATCGAGGTGTTTCGTGGCCCCAACACCGTCAGCTACGGCGCCAATGCGCTGATGGCTGTGGTCAACATCCTCACCCGCAAACCGGCCGACAGCCACGGCACGCGCCTGAAGGTCACCCGCGGTCAGCGCGGCATCAACGACTGGTATGCCAGCCAAGGCACCGGCTGGGAAGATGGCGACCTGCGCCTGTCGCTCTCCGGCATGCAGGACGACGGCTTCGATGAAGACCGCAACGGCCAGGACTACCGTGACAGCCGCCGGCTCAACCGCCTTAACCTCAGCGTCAGTCATGCCCTGGCGAGCAACCAGAGCCTGGATTGGCAACTGGCGGTCAAGGAGGGCAGCAACCAGCGCCCCTACACCTATCAGCCGGTGTTCTATGGCGTCACCGAAAACGGTGACAACTCCGATGCCAACGCCAAGAACTATGCCGGCTCCGTGCGCTGGAACATCGACCTGAACCCCGAGCACAGCCTGTACGTGCAAGGCACGGCCCAGCACTGGGAGCGCAAGCAGGTGTGGCGCGCCTGTGATGCGGCGATGTCTTTCAGCCCGCAGTTGACCCGCCTGTGGCAGCTCGACCCGAACTATGCCGAGCAAGTGGCGCGCAACATCCTCGCCCCGCCACCCCCTGCCAGCCCAGAAAAGTACGCACTGGCAAGCGAGGCCCAGCAGCAATGGCGCAACGGCGGCTCTGAGCAGGTGTGCGGCGACATCGACCAGAGCACCCGGGAAACCCGTATGGACCTGGAGCTGCAGGACACCCTGAGCCTGTCCGACAGCCTGCGCCTGGTCAGCGGTGTCAATTACCGTTATGACCGGGCCGATTCGCAAACCTTTTTCAATGGCAGCCTGGACGACAGCACCTGGCGCTTGTTCGGCCACCTGGAGTGGCGCGCCAGCGAGCACTGGATCCTCCAGGGCGGGGCGATGTTTGAAGATGCCCGCCTGTCCGGCAGTTCGCTGACGCCGCGCGTGGCGGTCAACTACCTGATCACCCCGCGCCATGGCTTGCGTGCGGTGTATTCCGAGGCGGTACGCTCCCCCGACATGTTCGAGAACAACGTCAACTGGAGCTATCAGGTCGATAACCTGAGCCGCACGGTGTTCGGCCAGAACAGCGCCCGTTACTTCGTCAAGACCCGTGGGCCAGGCGACCTTGACCAGGAGCACATGCGTTCGCGAGAACTGGGCTATAACGGTTACTTCGCCGACGCCGATATCAGCGTTGACCTCAAGCTGTTCTACGACGAAATCACCGGCATGATCAGTGAGCCGCTGCGCAACAACCAATACATTGCCAGCAACAGCAACAAGGCCCGCTTCAGCGGCACCGAGGCGCAGATGGACTGGCACCTGAGCCCGGCCGATCGCTTTCGCCTGACCTACGCTCACGTCGATGCCTGGGCCAGCAACGCTGCCGACCGCCAGATGAGCGCGCACAACAGTGGCTCTGCCGGCTGGCTGCGCAACTGGGGCCAGGGCTGGTCCAGCGCCCTCTTCTATTACGGTGACGACGCGCTGAACCAGTACCGCTTCGAGCGCGTGGACCTGCGCGTTGCCAAGCAGATCACCTGGGACCGCACCCAGCTCGAGCTGGCGGGCATGCTGCAGCAGCGACTGGACGATGAGCCCACCAGCAACGTCGACAACTATTACGACAGCCGTCACGTGC